Proteins encoded in a region of the Altererythrobacter ishigakiensis genome:
- a CDS encoding pyruvate, water dikinase regulatory protein, translating to MHLHLVSDSTGETLEMIAKAALAQFDNPEVVRHFWPMVRSRQHLDRIVPALADSPGLVLFTLVNAETRARLEEHCRQIGLPAVPVLDSVTAALEAQLGEEAHGKPGRQHLMDEAYFSRVDAIHYTIAHDDGIGWEDWEEADIVLAGVSRSSKTPTSIYLANRGYKVANIPLVMESPPPDVLFGLRKPLVVGLTTAPERLVQVRRNRLLSLNEGTETSYVDDERVREEVQFARRMFADNGWPVIDVTRRSIEETAAAVIRFFQERKDKAKTPESSGTGAI from the coding sequence ATGCATCTTCATCTTGTCTCTGATTCAACCGGCGAGACGCTGGAGATGATCGCGAAAGCTGCGCTTGCACAATTCGACAATCCAGAGGTTGTGCGCCATTTCTGGCCGATGGTGCGTTCTCGCCAGCACTTGGACCGCATCGTTCCTGCGCTTGCCGATAGCCCCGGTCTGGTTCTTTTTACACTGGTTAATGCAGAGACACGCGCAAGACTGGAAGAACATTGCCGCCAGATCGGATTGCCTGCGGTGCCCGTTCTCGACTCAGTTACTGCTGCGCTTGAGGCGCAGCTTGGCGAAGAAGCGCATGGCAAACCCGGCCGTCAGCATTTGATGGATGAAGCCTATTTCAGCCGTGTTGATGCGATCCACTATACCATAGCTCATGACGATGGGATCGGATGGGAGGATTGGGAAGAGGCGGACATTGTTCTTGCCGGCGTATCGCGCAGTTCAAAAACGCCTACCAGCATCTACCTCGCCAATCGCGGGTACAAGGTCGCCAATATTCCTCTGGTTATGGAGTCGCCACCACCGGATGTGCTGTTCGGTTTGCGCAAACCATTGGTTGTTGGGTTGACGACCGCGCCCGAACGGCTGGTGCAAGTCCGCCGCAACCGGCTGCTGTCCCTCAATGAAGGCACGGAAACATCATATGTCGATGATGAGAGAGTGCGCGAAGAGGTTCAGTTCGCCCGCCGCATGTTCGCTGACAATGGATGGCCTGTAATCGATGTTACTCGTCGCTCGATCGAAGAGACGGCAGCTGCGGTGATCCGTTTCTTCCAGGAGCGCAAGGACAAGGCCAAGACCCCTGAATCTTCAGGCACTGGTGCGATATGA
- the hemE gene encoding uroporphyrinogen decarboxylase: MPGLLLDSLRGHKPARPPMWLMRQAGRYLPEYRELRAEKGGFLDLVYDSDAAAEITIQPLRRFGFDGAILFSDILIVPHAMGQGLEFLAGEGPKLSPPLLEANLTEFAPKPERFDPVYETVRLCRQQIGENVTMLGFAGSPWTVATYMVNGEGSRDQHATRELAYTDPERLQSIIDAIVETSITYLRGQIDAGAEAVQLFDSWAGSLAPDQFERWVIAPNAAITAAIKQSHPDTPVIGFPKGAGAKLAQYARETGVDAIGLDETVDPIWANKELPQGMPVQGNLDPLMLMAGGKAMSDRIEFIIEAFADRPHIFNLGHGIGQFTPIEHVEQLVAAVRGE, translated from the coding sequence ATGCCTGGTTTGCTACTTGATTCTCTGCGCGGTCACAAACCGGCAAGGCCACCTATGTGGCTTATGCGTCAGGCGGGGCGATACTTGCCAGAATATCGCGAACTGCGGGCGGAAAAGGGCGGTTTTCTGGACCTTGTTTATGACAGCGATGCCGCAGCCGAGATTACGATACAGCCTTTGCGACGGTTCGGCTTTGATGGCGCAATTCTTTTCTCCGATATCCTGATTGTCCCGCATGCGATGGGACAAGGTCTGGAGTTTCTCGCCGGTGAGGGACCCAAGTTGTCGCCACCATTGCTTGAAGCCAATCTGACCGAGTTTGCACCAAAGCCGGAACGTTTCGATCCAGTCTATGAGACAGTGCGTCTGTGTCGTCAGCAGATTGGCGAGAATGTAACCATGCTGGGGTTTGCCGGCAGCCCATGGACTGTTGCTACATACATGGTGAATGGCGAAGGCAGCCGCGATCAGCATGCAACGCGCGAACTCGCTTACACTGATCCAGAGCGTCTTCAGTCCATCATTGATGCGATTGTTGAAACATCGATTACCTATCTGCGTGGTCAAATCGATGCCGGCGCGGAAGCGGTGCAGCTGTTTGACAGTTGGGCAGGCAGCCTCGCGCCGGACCAGTTCGAGCGCTGGGTGATTGCTCCGAACGCGGCAATAACCGCTGCGATCAAACAATCGCACCCTGACACACCGGTTATCGGTTTCCCCAAGGGTGCGGGCGCGAAGCTGGCCCAGTATGCGAGAGAAACCGGTGTCGATGCGATCGGTCTTGATGAGACAGTGGACCCCATATGGGCTAACAAGGAATTACCGCAGGGTATGCCTGTACAGGGCAATCTCGACCCTCTGATGCTGATGGCAGGCGGCAAAGCAATGAGCGACCGGATAGAATTCATAATCGAGGCCTTTGCTGACCGCCCGCATATCTTCAACTTGGGGCATGGTATCGGTCAATTCACGCCGATCGAACATGTCGAGCAGCTAGTTGCGGCGGTGCGCGGCGAATGA
- a CDS encoding CopD family protein — protein MQDILAVTYLWLKAGHIIFVVFWMAGLFMLPRQMIYVHPSASGSEEEALWVKRMGLLRKIILTPSLIVVWVLGLLMSIQLGLLDGAPGLGWLHAKIFVVVLLTGFHGYLVAQSKRIAKGERPLSEKQLRMLGELPGLLLVIIVILVVVVRAF, from the coding sequence ATGCAGGATATTCTCGCTGTGACCTATCTTTGGCTGAAGGCTGGCCACATCATTTTTGTGGTCTTCTGGATGGCTGGCTTGTTCATGCTGCCGCGTCAGATGATCTATGTGCACCCCTCCGCTTCCGGATCCGAGGAAGAGGCCCTATGGGTCAAGCGAATGGGGCTGTTGCGCAAGATTATCCTGACTCCCAGCCTGATCGTGGTTTGGGTTCTGGGCTTGCTGATGAGTATCCAGTTGGGCCTGCTTGATGGAGCGCCGGGCTTAGGCTGGCTGCACGCCAAGATATTCGTTGTCGTGCTTCTGACGGGCTTTCACGGATATCTGGTGGCCCAGAGCAAGAGGATTGCGAAGGGAGAGCGGCCGTTGAGCGAGAAACAGCTTCGCATGCTGGGCGAGCTTCCAGGTCTCCTGCTTGTCATCATCGTAATTCTGGTCGTTGTAGTCAGGGCTTTCTGA